In one window of Miscanthus floridulus cultivar M001 chromosome 12, ASM1932011v1, whole genome shotgun sequence DNA:
- the LOC136496350 gene encoding telomere-binding protein 1-like, producing MMVRKRLVYRSRGRRIPTMPRVPNSARGKRSTRRKKDENDMCAFDLLATVAGNLLADQDNSSNVPNTNAAKAKKRKSVKEEHFNEILPLKDVAMEKDVGSGSVSAFPRQANNCLAENSSTRNGAESILESLTMKSNMLAKIPECGSYGIHHPGSSSSAEPEQVQQAEPKVIRRQADGHAVACGIFDSVDVDGKPPALVSSDSSSCVPLSSHDKERQTSSLYRGEVQYTADRDDDENSSGCTHPSTIENKVCKPQYLGNHRIRKLLASKVRKAARNKICGGIPSKKICGGLLNKGSKLNLCGKKISTTRQKVQRTIFKKKKLAHHTTSFAKEMLTEASGTSFATGGQNKSCESENYHVKLRIKSFNIPELFIKVPENATIGSLKRTVMDVVNSIMEGGLRVGVLLQGKDIQDDNKTLCQAGICHDKKLNNIDFTLQCERERESPSGVIIPEQMDFLTADMVEPLARMKCEEPFNEADVGDDNQQSKAPYRSRSLSDLYSVHCPVEMASQDTSASSQAIIPVSPAPSDMGALAIVPLCKSKQSEIGQRRIRRPFTVGEVETLVGAVEQLGTGRWRAVKTLAFDNIEHRTYVDLKDKWKTLVHTASISQQQRRGQPVPQELLDRVLAAQAYWSQHLQDKPRGKARLLPEICFP from the exons ATGATGGTGCGCAAGAGATTGGTTTATAGATCCCGTGGCCGTCGAATTCCAACAATGCCACGTGTTCCAAACTCAGCTCGG GGAAAACGCTCTACCAGAagaaagaaagatgagaatgATATGTGTGCATTTGATTTGCTCGCAACTGTGGCAGGAAACTTATTAGCAGATCAGGACAATTCATCTAATGTTCCTAATACCAATGCAGCAAAAGCTAAAAAAAGGAAATCAGTTAAGGAAGAACACTTCAATGAAATTCTGCCTCTAAAAGATGTGGCTATGGAGAAAGATGTAGGTTCTGGTAGTGTCAGTGCCTTTCCTAGGCAAGCTAACAACTGCTTGGCAGAAAACTCGTCGACAAGAAATGGAGCTGAATCAATATTAGAGTCACTAACAATGAAATCAAATATGTTAGCAAAAATTCCTGAGTGTGGATCTTATGGAATACACCATCCAGGATCCTCAAGTTCAGCAGAGCCTGAACAAGTGCAGCAAGCTGAACCTAAAGTGATCAGAAGACAAGCAGATGGGCATGCTGTGGCTTGCGGTATATTTGACTCCGTGGATGTGGATGGCAAACCTCCGGCTTTGGTTAGTTCTGACAGTAGCTCGTGTGTTCCTCTAAGCAGCCATGACAAGGAACGTCAAACCTCTTCCTTGTATCGGGGTGAAGTGCAGTATACTGcagatagagatgatgatgaaaatTCTTCTGGGTGCACGCAtccaagcaccatagaaaataaGGTTTGCAAACCACAATATCTAGGTAACCATAGGATAAGGAAATTGCTTGCCTCGAAGGTAAGGAAGGCAGCACGTAATAAGATTTGTGGAGGGATTCCGTCAAAAAAGATCTGTGGAGGGTTGTTAAACAAAG GTAGCAAGCTAAACTTATGTGGGAAAAAGATATCCACCACACGTCAAAAGGTGCAAAGGACAATTTTCAAGAAGAAAAAGCTAGCACATCATACAACATCTTTTGCTAAAGAGATGCTAACTGAAG CTAGCGGGACATCGTTTGCTACTGGTGGTCAAAATAAATCGTGTGAATCTGAGAACTACCATG TTAAGCTAAGAATCAAGTCATTCAACATCCCAGAATTGTTCATTAAGGTCCCAGAAAATGCAACCATTGGATCACTTAAG AGAACTGTCATGGATGTTGTCAATAGTATAATGGAAGGTGGTCTACGCGTTGGTGTTCTTCTTCAAGGAAAGGATATCCAAGACGACAACAAGACACTTTGTCAAGCTGGGATATGCCATGATAAAAAACTAAATAACATAGACTTCACGTTGCAATGCGAACGTGAGCGAGAGTCTCCCTCTGGAGTCATTATACCAGAACAGATGGATTTCCTCACTGCAGATATGGTGGAGCCATTAGCTAG GATGAAGTGTGAAGAACCTTTTAATGAAGCTGATGTCGGAGATGACAACCAGCAGTCTAAAGCGCCTTATCGAAGCCGCTCTCTCTCCGATCTCTACTCTGTTCATTGTCCTGTTGAGATGGCTTCCCAAGACACATCAGCAAGCTCCCAAGCCATCATCCCTGTTTCACCTGCACCTTCAGACATGGGTGCTCTAGCCATTGTGCCGCTTTGTAAGTCCAAGCAATCCGAAATTGGGCAAAGGCGCATAAGGAGGCCCTTCACTGTTGGTGAGGTTGAGACGCTGGTGGGAGCGGTTGAACAGCTTGGGACTGGAAG gtgGAGAGCTGTTAAAACGCTTGCCTTTGACAATATAGAGCACAGGACCTATGTCGACCTTAAG GACAAGTGGAAGACCCTGGTTCACACTGCAAGTATATCCCAGCAACAGCGAAGAGGTCAGCCAGTTCCACAAGAACTTCTGGACCGTGTCCTCGCAGCGCAGGCCTACTGGTCCCAGCACCTCCAGGACAAACCCCGGGGCAAGGCTCGTCTTCTTCCTGAGATTTGCTTTCCCTAG